The genomic stretch ACGGTCAGGATGACGGTCCGCGCCGATTCGGCGGCCTGTGCCATACGTCTCCCACCCCGAGAGGTCCGTTGCTCCGGCGCGACGACGACCGCCGCCGTGCCGACAGGTGCCATCGTATGTTCGATCGTGTCACTTCGCTCAGGTATGCCCGAGGCGGTCCCGGCCGCGGCTGTCACAGACCCGCACACTGTCCGGTCCTTCTGGTGTGCGCGACCGCGCACCGCGAGAACGGCTGACGGAGACATTGATGAAGATCGTGGTGATCGGCGGTACGGGGCTCATCGGCTCGCAGGTGATCGCTCTGCTGCGCGAGAACGGACATGAGGCGGTGCCCGCCGCGCCCTCCACCGGCGTGGACACTCTCACCGGCGAGGGGCTCGACCAGGCGCTGAAGGGCGCGGACGTGGTGGTGGACGTGTCGAACTCGCCGTCCTTCGAGGCCGACGCGGCGCTGGACTTCTTCACCGGCTCGGCGCGGAACCTGTTCGCCGCCGAGAAGGAGGCGGGCGTGCGCCACCATGTGGGGCTCTCGATCGTCGGCGTCGACCAGGTCCCGGGCTACGGCTACTACCTGGCCAAGGTGGCCCAGGAGGATGCGGTACGCGGCAGCGGTGTGCCGTACAGCCTGGTGCGGGCCACGCAGTTCTTCGAGTTCATCGGGCCGGTGATGGGCATGTCCACCGAGGGCACCGAGGTGCGTCTGCCGTCGCTGCGGCTGCGGCCCATCGCCTCCTCCGACGTCGCCGCCGCCGTGGCTCGGGCGGCTGAGGGCGAGCCGACGAACGGCATCCGCAGCATTGCGGGACCCGAGATCCACGGTCTTGACCGGCTCGGTGAGCTCACCCTGGCGGCCAAGCCGGACGGCCGCACGGTCGTCACCGACGAGTCCGCGAGCCTGTTCGCCCGCATGCCCGACGTGCTGACCGGCGACGACACCGTGGACGTGGCGGCCACCCGCTACGAGGACTGGCTCAAGCAGCACTGAGCGACGTCGGGCGGGAGGGGCGGCGTGGTGCCCCTCCCGCTACGGCCGTGCGACGGCCCGGTGCGCGGAGCGGTCGTAGGCCCGCAGCTTGTCGGGGGCTATGACCCAGTACAGGCCATCGATGCCGTCCGCTCCCGCCGTGACGCTGACCAGGGCGACGGTGGCCCCGTCCGCGGTGAGCCGCAGGCAGGGCCGCCCGTTGGCCTCGACCACGGAGTAGTCGGCGCCGGGGAAGAACTTGTGCGTGAAGGCGGTGACCCGGGCCGAGCGCACCGCGCCCACGATCTCCAGCCGGGCCACCCCGCGCAGGCCGTTGCCGTCCGCATAGGTGACCACATCGGCCGACAGCACGCTCTCCAGCGCCGCGATGTCCCCGTCCCGTGCGGCGGCGACGAAGGCGTCGAGGAGCCGCCGGTGCTGCGCCGCGTCGACCGCCTCCCGGCGCTCGGCCGACAGCCGTTTGCGGGCCCGGCTGACGATCTGCCGCGTGTTGGCCTGGCTCAGCTCCAGCATGCCCGCGATCTCGTCATAGGCGTAGTCGAACGCCTCGCGCAGCACGTAGGCCGCCCGCTCCACGGGGTTGAGCTTCTCAAGGACCAGCAGCACGGCCAGTTCCAGCGCCTCGCCGCGCTCCGCGCCCACCTGCGGATCGACGCTGGTGTCCACCGGCTCCGGCAGCCACGGCCCCACGTACGCCTCGCGGCGCACCCGTGCCGACTGGGACACGTTGATGGCCAGCCGGGTGGTGGTCTTCGCCAGGAACGCCCCGGAGTCCAGCACCGCGTCGCGGTCGGTGCCCTGCCAGCGCACCCACGCCTCCTGCACCACGTCCTCGGCCTCCACCACCGAGCCCAGGACGCGGTAGGCGATGCCGAACAGCCGTGGCCGCAGCTTTTGGAAGGCGGCCGCGGCCGCGGTCAGTGAGTCGCCGGTGGGCGCCGCTCGCTCGTCCATGTCAGCTGCGGCGGGAGGACAGGACGCAGAACTCGTTGCCCTCCGGGTCCATGAGCACCACCCACGACTGCTCGCCCTGGCCGATGTCCGCGTGGCGGGCGCCGAGCGCCAGCAGGCGGTCGACCTCGGCCTGCTGGTCGTCGGGGCGGAAGTCCAGGTGGAGGCGGTTCTTGACGGTCTTGCCCTCCGGGACCGGGACGAAGAGCAGGCCCGGCAGCCGGTCGGGGGCCGGGCGGATCTCGTACTCGTCGGGCGAGTCGTTCACGACCACCCAGCCGAGGGCCTCGGCCCACCAACTGCCCAGGGCCGCCGCATCGGCCGCGTCGACGTTCACTTGCTCCCACTCCAAGGTCATGGTCGCAGCGTAGTGAAGACTGGGGACCCGGACGTGACCACGACCCAGGGAGGCACCCGCAATGACGCGCCCGATCACGGCAGGATTCGACGGAACCGAGGAGAGCCTCGCCGCGCTGGGATGGGCGGCCCGTGAGGCGGTCCGGCGGGGACTCGCGCTGCGCGTCGTGCACGCCTGGCGGTTCCAGCCGTTGGAGGCGGTCGAGGGGGCCGACCCGGACGCGCAGGCGAAGTGGGCGGGAGAGGCGGTGGCGCAGGCCGCCCGGGAACTCGCCGAGCGGCATCCCGGGCTCGACGTGACGGCCGACGCGCCCGAGGGCGGGCCCGTCGACGCGCTGGTCGCGGCTGCCGTGGACGCCGAGATGCTGGTGCTCGGGTCGCGTGGGCACGCCGCCGTCGTCGGCTTCCTGCTCGGCTCCGTCGGACAGCAGGTGATCGTGGCGGCCGAGCGGCCCGTCGTGCTGGTGCGCGCCGGGGACCAGCCCTCCGCCGAGGTCGCCGGGCACGAGATCGTCGTCGGTCAGCAGGGCGAGCCCGAGGACAGCGCGGCCGCGCTGCGGTTCGCCTTCGAGACGGCCGCGGCGCGCGGCGCCACCGTCCGGGTGGTCCGCGCCTGGACGCTGCCGCCGCTGTTCTCCTACAGCCCGTCCTCGCTGAAGCTGCTGGACGACGCGGGCGGTCTGGAGCCGTACGAGAAGAAGGCGCTGGCCTCGGCGGTGCAGCCGTGGCGGGAGCGGTTCCCGGACGTGCAGGTCGTGGAGCACGTGGAGATGGGCAGTGCGGGGCAGGTGCTGCTGTCGGTGGCCGCGCGGGCCCAGCTGATGGTCGTCGGGCGGCGCGCCCGCCGTACGGCCGTGGGCGCCCGGATCGGCTCGGTCGCGCACGGTGTGCTGCACCATGCCGCCTGCCCGGTGGCCGTGGTGCCGCCTGCCGCCGGCTGAGTCAGTCCGTCTGCCGAGAGGTGGGCTGGAGCGTCTCGCGGGCCTTGGGGAGGATGTTCTCGATGTAGTCCTCCACGGCCGTGTCGAGACCGATGTCGTGCTGCGCCCGCTCCGACAAGTACCAGCGGTGTTCGAGGAGTTCGTGGTAGATCTCCGCCGCGTCCATCGAGCCGCGCAGGTCGAGCGGGACCGCCCGGACGGTGGGCCGGAAGACGTCCCGCACCCAGCGGTGGGCGAGGACCTCGGGGCGGGCGGCGAGGGGGTCGCCCGGGGCGTGGTCGTCCTGGGTGGCCATCCAGCTCTCCAGGTCGTTCAGCAGCCGTCGGGCCTGGTTCTCCTCGGTGTCCAGGCCCGTCAGGCGCAGCAGTTGGCGCTGGTGGTGGCCGGCGTCGACGACCTTGGGCACGAAGGTGACGGTGTCGCCGTTGGAGGAGTGCTCGATCTGCATCTCCGCGACGTCGAAACCGAGGTCGTGCAGGCGGCGTATCCGGCGCTCTATGTAGTGGTACTTCCCGGCCGGGTAGACCGAGGTGCGGGTCAGCTCCTGCCACAGGCCCCGGTAGCGTGCGCAGATCTCGGTGCCGAACTCGATCGGATCGACGGAGGGGTGCAAGGCCCCGGAGGCCTCCAGGTCCAGCAGCTCCCCGCTGATGTTGACCCGCGCGAGGTCGAGGTCGTAGTCGCGTTGCCCGGTGCTGAGTCGGGGGTGCAGATCGCCGGTCTCGGCGTCGACCAGGTAGGCGGCGTAGGCGCCCGCGTCGCGCCGGAAGAGGGTGTTGGACAGTGAGCAGTCGCCCCAGGCGAACCCGGCCAGGTGCAGCCGCACCAGCAGTACCGCCAGGGCGTCCATCAGCCGGTGCATGGTCGCCGGGCGCATCGTCGTCTCGAACATCGAGCGGTACGGCATGGAGCCGCCGAGGTGGCGGGTGACCAGCACCGGCTCCAGGGGTGCGCCCTCGGCGTCGAGGCGGCCGGTGACCACGGCGAGCGGGTCAACCGCCGGGATGCCGAGCCGGTCCAGGTCGCGCAGCAGCTCGTACTCGCGCAACGCGGGCCGCTCGGCGAGCTCCTTGACGGCGATGACCTCGGTCCCGGCGCGGGCGTAGCGGACGACGTGCCGGGAGATGC from Streptomyces davaonensis JCM 4913 encodes the following:
- a CDS encoding SDR family oxidoreductase: MKIVVIGGTGLIGSQVIALLRENGHEAVPAAPSTGVDTLTGEGLDQALKGADVVVDVSNSPSFEADAALDFFTGSARNLFAAEKEAGVRHHVGLSIVGVDQVPGYGYYLAKVAQEDAVRGSGVPYSLVRATQFFEFIGPVMGMSTEGTEVRLPSLRLRPIASSDVAAAVARAAEGEPTNGIRSIAGPEIHGLDRLGELTLAAKPDGRTVVTDESASLFARMPDVLTGDDTVDVAATRYEDWLKQH
- a CDS encoding sigma-70 family RNA polymerase sigma factor; the protein is MDERAAPTGDSLTAAAAAFQKLRPRLFGIAYRVLGSVVEAEDVVQEAWVRWQGTDRDAVLDSGAFLAKTTTRLAINVSQSARVRREAYVGPWLPEPVDTSVDPQVGAERGEALELAVLLVLEKLNPVERAAYVLREAFDYAYDEIAGMLELSQANTRQIVSRARKRLSAERREAVDAAQHRRLLDAFVAAARDGDIAALESVLSADVVTYADGNGLRGVARLEIVGAVRSARVTAFTHKFFPGADYSVVEANGRPCLRLTADGATVALVSVTAGADGIDGLYWVIAPDKLRAYDRSAHRAVARP
- a CDS encoding universal stress protein, with the protein product MTRPITAGFDGTEESLAALGWAAREAVRRGLALRVVHAWRFQPLEAVEGADPDAQAKWAGEAVAQAARELAERHPGLDVTADAPEGGPVDALVAAAVDAEMLVLGSRGHAAVVGFLLGSVGQQVIVAAERPVVLVRAGDQPSAEVAGHEIVVGQQGEPEDSAAALRFAFETAAARGATVRVVRAWTLPPLFSYSPSSLKLLDDAGGLEPYEKKALASAVQPWRERFPDVQVVEHVEMGSAGQVLLSVAARAQLMVVGRRARRTAVGARIGSVAHGVLHHAACPVAVVPPAAG
- a CDS encoding DUF4032 domain-containing protein, which codes for MALQISATNPEHPALLLELPWHLPLEEWPEEYLVPLPRGISRHVVRYARAGTEVIAVKELAERPALREYELLRDLDRLGIPAVDPLAVVTGRLDAEGAPLEPVLVTRHLGGSMPYRSMFETTMRPATMHRLMDALAVLLVRLHLAGFAWGDCSLSNTLFRRDAGAYAAYLVDAETGDLHPRLSTGQRDYDLDLARVNISGELLDLEASGALHPSVDPIEFGTEICARYRGLWQELTRTSVYPAGKYHYIERRIRRLHDLGFDVAEMQIEHSSNGDTVTFVPKVVDAGHHQRQLLRLTGLDTEENQARRLLNDLESWMATQDDHAPGDPLAARPEVLAHRWVRDVFRPTVRAVPLDLRGSMDAAEIYHELLEHRWYLSERAQHDIGLDTAVEDYIENILPKARETLQPTSRQTD
- a CDS encoding VOC family protein; translated protein: MTLEWEQVNVDAADAAALGSWWAEALGWVVVNDSPDEYEIRPAPDRLPGLLFVPVPEGKTVKNRLHLDFRPDDQQAEVDRLLALGARHADIGQGEQSWVVLMDPEGNEFCVLSSRRS